A window from Microvirgula aerodenitrificans DSM 15089 encodes these proteins:
- a CDS encoding MFS transporter, giving the protein MEQGKCAPGQKAGGGREWTQLILAAAGMVMGIGQTALLTTLPLLMQRTGLALEFITMILASGSLAFLAGAPCWGLLSRRLGPRCIVAVALAGFGLSHMLLFWQLGQGSDWEGQGKTLLAGRFLYGLTVSGLVPTCQAWLLAGACQRQQRAVLSRFSAALALGRSLGPALVAGSLWLSPSGPFLLVALSAWPVLLMLPLAVPCHAESGCAGWPDWHLQALLGWPVLTLVIVTAFGLMQYALGPWLMLCMKLDAATASSQLGWMLSAGTLVVAALQIGVVPYCKPGRSLLRAGSVGLVLAGMLLAQATTTLTAMGGVVALGVAAALLGPDCTARALQAAGKSGQAWMAGMVATVHTTGLALGAVLAGWTLGLSPSAPFWLAAFLGLGVVLASLMARVPGEALR; this is encoded by the coding sequence ATGGAACAGGGGAAGTGCGCACCTGGGCAGAAGGCTGGCGGGGGGCGTGAATGGACGCAACTGATATTGGCTGCTGCTGGCATGGTGATGGGGATTGGGCAGACAGCATTGCTGACCACTTTGCCGTTACTGATGCAGCGAACCGGTCTGGCACTTGAGTTCATCACCATGATTCTGGCTTCTGGCTCGCTGGCATTTCTGGCAGGGGCGCCGTGCTGGGGCCTCCTCTCTCGCCGTTTGGGACCGCGCTGCATCGTTGCAGTGGCCCTGGCAGGGTTCGGGCTCAGTCACATGCTGCTGTTCTGGCAACTCGGGCAGGGTAGTGACTGGGAAGGGCAGGGCAAAACACTGCTGGCTGGTCGGTTCCTTTACGGACTGACGGTGTCAGGGCTGGTGCCGACCTGCCAGGCTTGGCTGCTCGCAGGCGCATGCCAGCGGCAGCAGCGAGCTGTGCTGTCCCGGTTTTCTGCTGCACTGGCGCTGGGCCGGTCGTTGGGACCGGCACTGGTGGCAGGGAGCCTGTGGTTAAGCCCGTCGGGCCCCTTTTTGCTGGTAGCGCTGTCAGCCTGGCCGGTTCTGCTGATGCTGCCGCTGGCGGTACCCTGCCATGCAGAATCGGGATGCGCCGGCTGGCCTGACTGGCACCTGCAGGCGCTGCTTGGCTGGCCGGTACTGACTCTGGTTATCGTGACCGCATTTGGCCTGATGCAGTACGCGCTGGGCCCCTGGCTGATGCTCTGCATGAAACTCGATGCGGCGACGGCATCCTCACAGCTGGGCTGGATGCTGAGCGCTGGCACGCTGGTGGTGGCTGCACTGCAGATCGGGGTGGTTCCTTACTGCAAACCGGGGCGCAGCCTGCTGCGGGCCGGAAGTGTGGGGCTGGTTCTGGCAGGCATGCTGCTGGCGCAGGCAACGACAACACTGACTGCAATGGGAGGGGTTGTGGCTCTGGGCGTGGCTGCTGCGCTGCTTGGACCTGACTGCACGGCACGTGCCCTGCAGGCTGCAGGCAAATCGGGTCAGGCTTGGATGGCTGGCATGGTGGCTACGGTGCACACCACCGGACTTGCCCTGGGGGCTGTGCTGGCAGGCTGGACGCTTGGTCTGTCCCCTTCGGCACCGTTCTGGCTGGCTGCCTTCCTTGGGCTTGGTGTGGTTCTGGCGTCATTAATGGCACGGGTACCGGGGGAGGCGCTTCGCTGA
- a CDS encoding IucA/IucC family protein encodes MNTRPVLSERASLSAFMNALWREWSPAKRLPAENSNLSGQDGTLCLPLTRPEGVLQVPLQYFSLSGRHRFDGTVHFVPAGGPAFAIDFAQTVSLLAGEPALAPDIDDSTRRRFLLRVLDSAATLLDADADHQAPSWPDAGFLAAEQGLVYGHAVHPTPKSRDEFTREDHIRYSPDFGGHTPLVWFAVQAGALWQARPGSSFLPDALITSDPGLSTMMTRYPHSEGWQWLPVHPWQAGVLRRAPAYHHWRSRDALIDLGEAGTDWFPTSSLRTLYSPHAPAMLKFSLSVRITNSRRVLRMDEVMRGQLVRDIFSSKQGKALRHRCPTLGILHEHGALALTTLDGHPLAESFVIFRDNPFPPDCTSYVMATLYQEGANGTASMVSRLIVDLAAQEQRPLTLLAMEWFDCFLSVALKPLLIAQADYGFLFSAHQQNTVLTLKSGWPAGIWLRDGQGAAFHPETIAELTGQIPGIRSASTLAFNETMANHLLGYYLIVNNVLSLIATLGADGLVDEMRLAERLRHSLLALRRTSPRFPHFIDYLLDSPMLMSKGNFMLSLRGLDETANPEDSFRSYVPLRNPIAAAANPESHQ; translated from the coding sequence ATGAACACCCGCCCAGTCCTCAGCGAGCGCGCCTCACTGTCTGCATTCATGAACGCACTGTGGCGTGAATGGTCTCCTGCAAAACGCCTGCCGGCCGAGAACAGCAACCTGTCCGGTCAGGACGGAACGCTCTGCCTGCCGCTGACCCGTCCAGAGGGAGTGCTGCAGGTGCCATTGCAATATTTCTCCCTGTCGGGCCGGCATCGTTTTGACGGCACTGTTCACTTTGTTCCGGCTGGCGGTCCCGCTTTCGCTATTGATTTTGCCCAGACGGTCTCCCTGCTCGCAGGTGAACCAGCGCTGGCACCGGACATTGATGACAGCACACGCCGGCGCTTCCTTCTCCGTGTGCTGGACAGCGCAGCCACACTGCTTGATGCAGACGCGGACCACCAGGCCCCAAGCTGGCCTGATGCAGGTTTCCTCGCCGCAGAGCAAGGGCTGGTTTATGGCCATGCAGTTCACCCAACCCCCAAGAGCCGGGACGAATTCACCCGTGAAGACCACATTCGCTACAGCCCGGATTTCGGTGGGCACACTCCTCTGGTCTGGTTTGCCGTGCAGGCCGGGGCGCTGTGGCAAGCAAGGCCCGGCTCATCCTTCCTTCCCGATGCACTGATCACCAGCGATCCGGGACTATCCACCATGATGACCCGCTACCCGCACAGCGAGGGCTGGCAATGGCTGCCGGTCCATCCCTGGCAGGCTGGCGTGCTGCGCCGGGCCCCTGCCTATCATCACTGGCGCAGCCGCGACGCCCTGATTGATCTGGGAGAAGCCGGTACAGACTGGTTTCCGACATCTTCCTTGCGAACCCTGTATTCGCCACATGCACCGGCCATGCTGAAATTTTCACTGTCAGTACGCATTACCAATTCCAGACGCGTGCTGCGGATGGATGAGGTCATGCGCGGCCAGCTGGTCCGCGATATCTTCTCGAGCAAGCAGGGGAAGGCATTGCGCCATCGCTGCCCGACGCTCGGCATCCTGCATGAGCATGGTGCACTGGCGCTGACAACGCTGGACGGTCATCCCCTGGCAGAAAGTTTTGTCATTTTCCGTGACAACCCATTTCCGCCCGACTGCACGTCCTACGTCATGGCCACCTTGTACCAGGAAGGGGCAAACGGTACGGCATCAATGGTCAGCCGCCTGATCGTTGACCTTGCCGCGCAAGAGCAGCGCCCCCTCACCCTACTTGCCATGGAATGGTTTGACTGCTTCCTTTCCGTTGCACTCAAACCGCTGTTGATTGCCCAGGCTGACTACGGTTTTCTATTCAGCGCTCACCAGCAGAACACCGTGCTGACACTGAAGTCAGGCTGGCCTGCCGGCATCTGGCTCCGTGATGGGCAGGGCGCCGCATTTCATCCGGAAACCATCGCTGAACTCACCGGACAGATTCCCGGGATCAGGAGCGCCAGCACACTGGCTTTCAATGAAACCATGGCCAATCATCTGCTGGGCTATTACCTGATCGTCAACAATGTACTGAGTTTGATTGCCACGCTGGGGGCCGATGGCCTGGTAGACGAAATGCGGCTTGCTGAACGTCTGCGACACTCTCTGCTGGCGCTGCGACGCACCTCTCCCAGATTTCCGCACTTCATCGACTACCTGCTCGACTCTCCCATGCTGATGAGCAAAGGCAACTTCATGCTCAGCCTCCGTGGTCTGGACGAAACGGCAAATCCGGAGGACTCGTTCCGTTCGTACGTGCCGCTGCGCAATCCAATTGCTGCCGCAGCGAACCCGGAGAGTCATCAATGA